The following are encoded together in the Halopseudomonas salegens genome:
- a CDS encoding bifunctional diguanylate cyclase/phosphodiesterase, with protein MGQQDNLPASMAPSDKDAAFRRLFFRMPVASMLVDASNGCVIDINPAFQKLFGWDRQQSLGRDTGHEFPLWHSKRQRESMLEHFHQHGSMDHFEAELLCRDGQLKTCLVSVEYIELDGMLCRLSMAYDITEQKRFDAELKKSQERLHMALNASQMGIWDLDLHSRTLHCSARAAFMHGFHAYPWEGPLSFFTRSIHPQDRTAMRRAFVAICRGEQRRYRLNYRQLGHNRQTRWLEATATLHRDTDGNPLRMVGTLKDITDRRRNEQALIESELKFATLFQGAPEPYCLIDRDTLSIIEINHSFTEQLGYQPEPVLGQTPEQAGLWHDKARTRALLEAAKSDQNLKGHELIVKHRQGHNMTCELSTALLTINRLPCLLISFKDVSARKKAERALRASEQKFALAFKASPDSISLTERDSGRYIEVNEGFTGLTGYSADEVIGKTAQDLGIWADYQQRADMVAELNEKGQVRDREMRARGKFGQELLASVSVQPLLLDGQNCMLITARDITEQKLIEARIKHLAYHDALTDLPNRTLLADRLKQSISLYKRVNLRGALMFFDLDHFKNINDSLGHSCGDAVLQTVTQRLLATVRKQDTVARLGGDEFVVLLSGLEADHDQCLLHIRGTAEKLRKALAQPMHIEGHALELSVSIGIAVLPEHGDNPEDLLKRADIALYRVKESGRNGIAFFEQAMQLAASERLTIESELRQAITQGQFQLHYQPQIQADNHRIVGAEALIRWQHPERGMISPASFIPVLEESGMILSAGQWVVTEACQHIRRLLDGHMLTENFRLSVNISPRQFRQQDFVEQIEQAIRDSAIPASYLVLEITESIVIQDINDTIAKMQQLRALGVSFAIDDFGTGYSSLSYLKRLPLDTLKIDQSFVRDCTQDPNDAEIIRTIVALGLNLHLKLIAEGVEQQEQLDFLVKLNCHAYQGFLYSPAVAEDDFMRLLEVGR; from the coding sequence ATGGGGCAACAAGACAACCTGCCAGCGTCAATGGCCCCTTCCGACAAGGATGCGGCGTTCAGGCGCCTTTTCTTCCGCATGCCGGTTGCCAGCATGCTGGTGGATGCGTCCAATGGCTGCGTGATTGATATCAACCCGGCCTTTCAGAAACTCTTCGGCTGGGACCGCCAACAATCACTGGGCCGCGACACCGGCCACGAATTCCCCTTGTGGCACAGCAAGCGGCAGCGCGAATCAATGCTCGAGCATTTTCATCAGCACGGCAGCATGGATCACTTCGAAGCCGAACTGTTATGCCGTGACGGCCAGTTGAAGACTTGTCTGGTTTCGGTGGAATATATCGAGCTGGACGGCATGCTGTGCCGATTGTCCATGGCTTACGACATTACCGAACAAAAACGCTTTGATGCCGAACTGAAAAAAAGTCAGGAACGGCTGCACATGGCGCTGAATGCCAGCCAGATGGGTATCTGGGATCTGGACTTGCACAGCCGCACCCTGCACTGTTCAGCCCGTGCCGCTTTCATGCATGGTTTCCATGCTTACCCCTGGGAAGGGCCGCTGAGTTTTTTCACCCGCAGCATTCATCCGCAGGACCGTACCGCGATGCGTCGTGCCTTTGTTGCCATCTGCCGGGGTGAACAACGGCGCTACCGGCTTAATTACCGCCAGCTCGGCCATAACCGTCAGACTCGCTGGCTGGAAGCCACAGCCACCCTGCACCGCGATACCGATGGCAACCCTTTGCGCATGGTCGGGACGCTGAAAGACATTACCGACCGACGGCGCAATGAGCAGGCCCTGATCGAGAGCGAACTCAAGTTTGCGACCCTGTTTCAAGGGGCGCCGGAACCTTACTGCCTGATTGATCGCGACACGTTGAGCATTATCGAGATCAATCACAGCTTTACCGAACAGCTGGGCTATCAGCCGGAACCTGTGCTCGGTCAGACGCCGGAGCAAGCCGGCCTCTGGCATGACAAGGCACGCACCCGGGCGCTGCTCGAAGCCGCCAAGAGCGATCAGAACCTGAAGGGTCACGAGCTGATTGTGAAACACAGGCAGGGCCACAATATGACCTGTGAGCTATCGACGGCCTTGCTGACCATTAATCGACTGCCCTGCCTGCTGATCAGTTTCAAGGATGTGTCTGCTCGCAAGAAGGCGGAACGGGCCCTGCGCGCTTCAGAACAGAAGTTTGCCCTTGCTTTCAAAGCCAGTCCGGACTCGATCAGCCTGACCGAGCGTGACAGTGGCCGGTATATCGAAGTCAATGAAGGCTTCACCGGTCTGACCGGCTACAGCGCTGACGAAGTCATTGGCAAAACCGCTCAGGACCTGGGTATCTGGGCCGATTATCAACAGCGGGCGGACATGGTCGCCGAATTGAACGAGAAAGGTCAGGTCCGCGATCGGGAAATGCGTGCCAGGGGCAAGTTCGGGCAGGAGTTGTTGGCATCTGTTTCGGTACAACCCTTACTCCTGGACGGCCAGAACTGCATGCTGATTACTGCCCGTGATATTACCGAGCAAAAGCTGATCGAAGCGCGAATCAAGCATCTGGCCTACCATGATGCGCTGACCGACCTGCCCAACCGTACCCTGCTGGCCGACCGTCTGAAGCAGAGCATCAGCCTGTACAAGCGCGTCAATCTGCGCGGGGCCTTGATGTTTTTCGATCTGGACCACTTCAAGAACATCAACGATTCGCTGGGCCACTCCTGCGGTGATGCGGTACTGCAAACAGTGACCCAGCGCCTGCTGGCGACTGTGCGCAAACAGGACACCGTTGCGCGCCTGGGTGGCGACGAATTTGTCGTCTTGCTCAGTGGTCTGGAAGCCGATCACGACCAGTGTTTGCTGCATATCCGAGGCACCGCCGAAAAGCTGCGCAAGGCGCTGGCGCAACCCATGCACATCGAAGGCCATGCCCTGGAACTCAGTGTCAGCATAGGCATCGCGGTGTTGCCGGAACACGGTGACAATCCGGAAGACCTGCTCAAACGCGCGGATATCGCGCTTTACCGGGTCAAGGAGAGTGGTCGCAATGGCATCGCATTCTTTGAACAGGCCATGCAACTGGCGGCCAGTGAACGCCTGACGATCGAATCCGAATTGCGCCAGGCCATTACCCAGGGACAATTCCAGCTGCATTATCAGCCCCAGATTCAGGCCGACAACCACCGCATTGTTGGTGCTGAAGCATTGATTCGGTGGCAACACCCGGAGCGCGGCATGATCAGCCCGGCCAGCTTTATTCCGGTACTGGAAGAAAGCGGCATGATCCTGTCGGCTGGTCAGTGGGTGGTTACCGAGGCCTGTCAGCACATTCGCCGTCTGTTGGACGGCCATATGCTGACGGAGAATTTCCGTTTGTCGGTGAATATCAGCCCGCGCCAGTTCCGCCAGCAGGACTTTGTCGAGCAGATTGAGCAGGCTATCCGCGACAGCGCCATTCCGGCCAGTTACCTGGTACTGGAAATTACCGAAAGCATTGTCATTCAGGACATCAACGATACCATTGCGAAAATGCAGCAATTGCGCGCTCTGGGGGTTTCTTTTGCAATTGATGACTTCGGCACCGGCTACTCGTCCCTGAGCTATCTCAAGCGCCTGCCACTGGATACGCTGAAAATCGACCAATCCTTTGTCCGCGACTGCACCCAGGACCCCAACGATGCGGAAATCATTCGCACCATTGTTGCCCTTGGATTGAACCTGCACTTGAAGCTGATCGCCGAAGGCGTGGAGCAGCAGGAGCAACTCGACTTCCTGGTAAAGCTTAACTGTCATGCCTACCAGGGTTTCCTGTACAGCCCGGCAGTTGCGGAAGACGATTTCATGCGTTTGCTTGAAGTCGGTCGATAA
- a CDS encoding LysR family transcriptional regulator — protein MDTANLQAFLAVVHTGSFSRAAEQLHLTQPAVSKRIAALEQQLDCLLFDRIGRHIALTEAGRALKPRAEHLLNLLHDTRRALGNLSSRVQGQLSIATSHHIGLHRLPQVLRRFSKAFPGVALDIRFLDSEVAHEQVLQGAIELAVVTLPPHSEPPMRSERIWQDPLAVVVAPDHPLANQSTVTLAQLAEHPAVLPDSHTVTHRIVSELFAQHALTPRISMTTNYMETLKMLVSIGLAWSVLPNTMLDDQVRSLPVKAASLQRELGYVRHTGRTLSNAAQAFIDILQQERETRA, from the coding sequence ATGGACACCGCGAACCTGCAGGCCTTCCTCGCCGTAGTGCATACGGGCTCTTTCTCCCGGGCAGCCGAACAGTTGCACCTGACGCAACCGGCCGTCAGCAAACGTATTGCTGCACTGGAACAGCAACTGGACTGCCTGTTATTCGATCGCATTGGCCGACATATTGCGCTGACCGAAGCCGGCCGAGCATTGAAACCCCGCGCCGAGCACCTGCTCAACCTGCTCCACGACACCCGCCGCGCCCTTGGCAACCTGTCCAGCCGGGTGCAAGGCCAGCTGAGCATTGCCACCAGCCACCATATAGGCCTGCACCGTCTGCCACAGGTGCTGCGGCGCTTCAGCAAGGCGTTTCCCGGCGTGGCGCTGGATATCCGCTTTCTGGATTCCGAGGTGGCTCACGAGCAGGTCTTGCAGGGAGCCATCGAACTGGCCGTTGTCACCCTGCCGCCACACAGCGAACCGCCGATGCGCAGCGAACGCATCTGGCAAGACCCGCTGGCCGTCGTCGTCGCCCCGGACCACCCACTGGCCAATCAGTCGACCGTCACCCTGGCGCAACTGGCCGAGCATCCGGCGGTATTGCCGGACAGTCATACGGTAACCCACCGAATAGTCAGCGAACTGTTTGCCCAGCATGCTCTGACGCCTCGCATCAGCATGACGACCAACTACATGGAAACCCTGAAAATGCTGGTATCCATCGGCCTCGCCTGGAGTGTACTACCGAACACAATGCTGGATGACCAGGTCCGCAGCCTGCCAGTCAAAGCGGCCAGCCTGCAACGCGAGCTTGGCTATGTCCGCCACACCGGGCGAACATTGTCCAACGCTGCACAGGCCTTTATTGATATTTTGCAACAGGAGCGTGAAACCCGTGCTTGA
- the leuC gene encoding 3-isopropylmalate dehydratase large subunit: MSGKTLYDKLWDNHLVKQRDDGSALIYIDRHLLHEVTSPQAFEGLRLAGRQPWRIDANLATPDHNVPTTNRSAGVEGIEDLVSKLQVVTLDDNCRDFGILEFQMTDRRQGIVHVVGPEQGATLPGMTVVCGDSHTATHGAFAALAHGIGTSEVEHVLATQCLVAKKMKNMLVQVDGQLGFGVTAKDIVLAVIGKIGTAGGNGHAIEFAGSAIRDLSIEGRMTICNMAIEAGARVGLVACDEKTIAYVKDRPYAPKGVDWEQAVSAWQDLQSDADAQFDTVVELDAASIKPQVSWGTSPEMVVAVDASVPDPAAETDAVKRSGYQRALQYMGLEANQPITSIKLDRVFIGSCTNSRIEDLRAAAAVAKGRSVAPSVKQAMVVPGSGLVKEQAEREGLDAIFKAAGFEWRDPGCSMCLAMNPDRLQSGEHCASTSNRNFEGRQGNGGRTHLVSPAMAAAAAIAGHFVDVREMLNQEAHA, translated from the coding sequence ATGTCCGGCAAAACCCTTTATGACAAGTTGTGGGATAACCACCTGGTCAAACAGCGCGATGATGGTTCTGCGCTTATCTACATTGATCGTCACCTGTTGCACGAAGTGACCTCGCCGCAGGCCTTCGAAGGGCTGCGCCTGGCTGGTCGGCAACCCTGGCGGATCGATGCCAATCTGGCCACCCCGGATCATAACGTGCCGACGACCAACCGTAGTGCAGGTGTTGAAGGCATTGAAGATCTGGTGTCCAAGTTGCAGGTGGTTACCCTGGATGACAATTGCCGTGATTTCGGCATTCTGGAATTCCAGATGACCGACCGCCGGCAGGGGATCGTGCATGTGGTGGGTCCGGAGCAGGGCGCCACCTTGCCGGGCATGACTGTGGTCTGTGGTGACTCGCATACGGCAACTCATGGCGCCTTTGCCGCGCTGGCACATGGTATCGGTACCTCGGAAGTCGAGCATGTACTGGCGACCCAGTGCCTGGTGGCCAAAAAGATGAAGAACATGCTGGTGCAGGTGGATGGTCAGCTCGGTTTTGGCGTCACCGCCAAGGATATTGTGCTGGCCGTCATCGGCAAGATCGGCACGGCGGGCGGTAACGGCCATGCCATCGAGTTTGCTGGTTCGGCGATTCGCGATCTGTCGATCGAAGGGCGCATGACCATCTGCAACATGGCGATTGAAGCCGGCGCCCGGGTTGGTCTGGTCGCCTGTGACGAGAAAACCATCGCCTATGTGAAAGATCGCCCCTATGCGCCCAAGGGTGTTGACTGGGAGCAGGCCGTGAGTGCCTGGCAGGATCTGCAGTCCGATGCCGACGCACAGTTTGATACCGTGGTTGAGCTGGACGCCGCGTCGATCAAGCCGCAGGTGTCCTGGGGCACGTCGCCGGAAATGGTCGTAGCCGTGGATGCCTCGGTGCCTGATCCGGCTGCGGAAACCGATGCGGTCAAGCGCAGTGGCTATCAGCGCGCATTGCAGTACATGGGGCTGGAAGCCAATCAACCGATTACTTCGATCAAGCTGGATCGCGTCTTTATCGGTTCCTGCACCAACTCGCGGATTGAAGACTTGCGCGCCGCAGCTGCCGTTGCCAAGGGTCGCTCGGTTGCGCCCAGCGTCAAACAGGCGATGGTGGTGCCCGGTTCCGGCCTGGTCAAGGAACAGGCCGAGCGAGAGGGCCTGGACGCTATCTTCAAGGCTGCAGGTTTCGAGTGGCGTGATCCGGGGTGTTCCATGTGTCTGGCGATGAACCCGGACCGCCTGCAGTCCGGTGAGCACTGCGCCTCGACCTCGAACCGCAATTTCGAGGGTCGCCAGGGCAATGGCGGGCGTACCCACCTGGTCAGCCCGGCGATGGCGGCCGCAGCAGCGATTGCCGGTCACTTTGTCGATGTTCGCGAGATGCTCAATCAGGAGGCCCACGCATGA
- the leuD gene encoding 3-isopropylmalate dehydratase small subunit, with product MKPFTQHTGLAAPLDRANVDTDLIIPKQFLKSIKRTGFGQNLFDELRYLDEGLPGQDCSTRPLNPDFVLNQPRYQGASVLLARKNFGCGSSREHAPWALEEYGFRSVIAPSFADIFFNNSFKNGLLPIVLTEEEVDDLFRQAEAEEGYQLTIDLPAQTVTRPDGKAYSFEVDAFRKHCLLNGLDDIGLTLEDADAIRSFEETHRQKQPWLFGAIK from the coding sequence ATGAAGCCATTTACCCAGCATACCGGTTTGGCGGCACCACTTGATCGTGCCAATGTGGATACTGATCTGATTATCCCCAAGCAGTTTCTCAAGTCGATCAAGCGCACCGGTTTCGGGCAGAACCTGTTTGACGAGCTGCGTTATCTGGACGAGGGTCTGCCTGGCCAGGATTGCTCGACACGACCGCTGAACCCGGATTTCGTGCTCAATCAGCCCCGTTATCAGGGTGCCAGTGTCTTGCTCGCGCGCAAGAATTTCGGCTGCGGTTCCAGCCGTGAGCACGCGCCATGGGCGCTGGAAGAGTACGGCTTTCGCAGCGTGATTGCACCGAGCTTTGCTGATATTTTCTTCAACAATAGCTTCAAGAATGGCTTGTTACCTATTGTTTTGACTGAAGAAGAAGTTGATGATTTGTTCCGGCAGGCTGAAGCGGAAGAGGGCTATCAATTGACCATTGATCTGCCGGCGCAGACGGTCACCCGTCCGGATGGCAAGGCGTACAGCTTCGAAGTCGATGCCTTCCGCAAGCATTGCCTGTTGAACGGTCTGGATGACATCGGCCTGACGCTGGAAGACGCTGACGCTATCCGCAGCTTCGAAGAAACCCACCGCCAGAAGCAGCCCTGGCTGTTCGGCGCGATCAAATAA